In Microbacterium esteraromaticum, the following proteins share a genomic window:
- the glpX gene encoding class II fructose-bisphosphatase — protein sequence MVSLSADLSPLHPDRNLALELVRATEAAAIRAVPFIGRGAKEAADGAAVDAMRAFLGTVDFQGRVVIGEGEKDNAPMLFNGEVVGTGRGPECDIAVDPIDGTTLTADGRQNALSVLAVSDRGTMLDASSVFYMDKLVTGPAGVGVVDIRKPIGENIRRLAKALGKPVDEMVVSVLNRPRHEKLIAEIREAGAGTRLMSDGDVAGGINAARHNARTDMCVGVGGSPEGIVTACAIKALGGHIQGVLWPRDDDERQRGIDAGLEFDKVYEADDLVKGNNTIFVATGVTDGQLVRGVRREGNYLYTESVVLRGASGTLRRITSDHLVSKWL from the coding sequence ATGGTGAGCCTCTCAGCCGATCTCAGCCCTCTGCACCCCGACCGCAACCTCGCGTTGGAACTCGTCCGCGCCACCGAGGCCGCCGCGATCCGCGCGGTGCCGTTCATCGGCCGAGGTGCGAAAGAGGCCGCTGACGGCGCGGCGGTCGACGCCATGCGGGCCTTCCTCGGCACGGTCGACTTCCAGGGCCGCGTCGTGATCGGCGAAGGCGAGAAGGACAACGCCCCGATGCTGTTCAACGGCGAGGTCGTGGGCACGGGGCGGGGGCCCGAGTGTGACATCGCCGTCGACCCGATCGACGGCACCACGCTGACCGCCGACGGAAGGCAGAATGCGCTCTCCGTGCTCGCGGTGTCCGACCGAGGCACCATGCTCGACGCCTCCAGCGTCTTCTACATGGACAAGCTCGTCACGGGTCCCGCCGGTGTCGGCGTCGTCGACATCCGCAAGCCCATCGGCGAGAACATCCGCCGGCTGGCGAAGGCCCTCGGCAAGCCCGTCGACGAGATGGTCGTGTCGGTGCTGAACCGCCCCCGCCACGAGAAGCTGATCGCCGAGATCCGCGAGGCCGGCGCCGGCACCCGCCTGATGAGCGACGGCGACGTCGCGGGCGGCATCAACGCGGCTCGCCACAACGCGCGCACCGACATGTGCGTGGGGGTCGGCGGCAGCCCCGAGGGCATCGTCACGGCCTGCGCGATCAAGGCGCTCGGTGGTCACATCCAGGGCGTGCTCTGGCCGCGTGACGACGACGAGCGCCAGCGTGGCATCGATGCGGGCCTCGAGTTCGACAAGGTCTACGAGGCGGACGACCTGGTGAAGGGCAACAACACGATCTTCGTCGCCACCGGCGTCACCGACGGTCAGCTCGTGCGCGGTGTGCGCCGCGAGGGCAACTACCTCTACACCGAGAGCGTCGTGCTGCGCGGCGCATCGGGAACCCTCCGCCGTATCACCTCGGACCACCTCGTCTCGAAGTGGCTCTGA
- a CDS encoding DUF6328 family protein has translation MKDPHADAKDDGRDETTTERADRNWEELMQELRVMQTGTQILTGFLLAVAFQPLFRDLSDLQRLLYIVLVLLAATATILALTPVGMHRILFAKGRKPELVHVAHRIVKANMVVIAALTVGVTVLIIDFTFNHVFAFIAGGIGLVVILLLWLGLPMLLRRER, from the coding sequence ATGAAGGACCCACATGCCGACGCGAAGGACGATGGACGTGACGAGACCACGACCGAGCGCGCTGATCGCAATTGGGAAGAGCTCATGCAGGAGCTGCGGGTCATGCAGACCGGCACGCAGATACTCACCGGCTTCCTTCTTGCGGTGGCCTTCCAGCCGCTGTTCCGCGACCTGAGCGACTTGCAGCGCCTGCTCTACATCGTGCTCGTGCTGCTCGCGGCGACAGCCACCATCCTCGCCCTCACCCCCGTGGGCATGCATCGGATCCTGTTCGCCAAGGGTCGAAAGCCCGAGCTGGTCCACGTCGCGCACCGCATCGTCAAGGCGAACATGGTCGTGATCGCAGCCCTCACGGTCGGGGTCACCGTGCTCATCATCGACTTCACGTTCAACCACGTCTTCGCCTTCATCGCGGGCGGGATCGGTCTGGTCGTCATCCTGCTGCTCTGGCTAGGACTGCCGATGCTCCTGCGCCGCGAGCGCTGA
- a CDS encoding exonuclease domain-containing protein, translated as MPLDFTAIDFETANSSPASACSVGLVRVRDGQVVAQTGWLIQPPAGHDEFNEWNVRIHGIRPQDVMGAATWAQQLDRLCGFAGADVLVAHNAGFDLNVLRRACEVTGLDAPPYRSLCSLAIARKTYSLDSYRLPMAAAAAGFGDFPHHDALADARACAQIVIDAARRAAVSDVDALGDALGVARTAPLVSALERAVA; from the coding sequence GTGCCCCTGGACTTCACTGCGATCGACTTCGAGACCGCGAACTCCAGCCCCGCCTCCGCCTGCTCGGTCGGACTCGTGCGCGTGCGTGACGGCCAGGTCGTCGCGCAGACCGGATGGCTGATCCAGCCGCCCGCCGGGCACGACGAGTTCAACGAGTGGAACGTCCGCATTCACGGCATCCGTCCGCAGGACGTCATGGGAGCCGCCACCTGGGCGCAGCAGCTCGATCGGCTCTGCGGCTTCGCCGGCGCCGACGTGCTCGTCGCCCACAACGCGGGCTTCGACCTGAACGTGCTGCGGCGTGCGTGCGAGGTCACCGGTCTCGATGCTCCGCCGTACCGCTCGCTCTGCTCGCTGGCGATCGCGCGCAAGACGTACAGCCTCGACTCCTACCGGCTGCCGATGGCGGCAGCCGCGGCGGGCTTCGGCGACTTTCCGCACCACGACGCGCTGGCCGATGCCCGCGCGTGCGCCCAGATCGTGATCGACGCGGCCCGTCGTGCCGCCGTCAGCGATGTGGATGCCCTGGGCGATGCGCTCGGGGTGGCCCGCACCGCACCGCTGGTCTCAGCGCTCGAGCGCGCCGTCGCCTGA
- a CDS encoding carboxymuconolactone decarboxylase family protein codes for MIIRTPASDDASGAVAAMYEEDIAADGFVHSYTAAMAVNPEAHDAFVALVKAVVPSIGIRVYEAATLGAARAIGSSHCLVAHARKSMTAGVADEAGLRAFAADDDSAFTAAEQAVIHYAARLSSSPREMTDADAAALREHGFTDRQIVDITLAAGLRNHFSRSLLALAVPLDDDPLIATELATALQHRAERGAG; via the coding sequence ATGATCATCCGCACCCCGGCGTCGGACGACGCCAGCGGAGCCGTCGCGGCGATGTACGAAGAGGACATCGCCGCCGACGGCTTCGTGCACTCCTACACCGCTGCGATGGCGGTGAATCCCGAGGCGCATGACGCCTTCGTCGCCCTCGTGAAGGCGGTTGTGCCGTCGATAGGCATCCGCGTCTACGAGGCCGCCACCCTGGGCGCTGCCCGCGCGATCGGCTCATCGCACTGCCTCGTCGCGCACGCCCGCAAGTCGATGACCGCGGGCGTGGCTGATGAGGCCGGCCTGCGCGCATTCGCCGCAGACGACGACTCCGCCTTCACTGCGGCCGAGCAGGCGGTCATCCACTACGCCGCACGGCTCTCGTCGTCACCGCGTGAGATGACGGATGCCGATGCTGCGGCTCTCCGCGAACACGGGTTCACCGATCGGCAGATCGTCGACATCACCCTCGCCGCAGGGCTGCGCAACCACTTCAGCCGATCACTGCTCGCCCTCGCCGTGCCGCTCGACGACGATCCTCTGATCGCGACTGAGCTGGCCACTGCGTTGCAGCATCGCGCCGAGCGCGGTGCCGGGTAG
- a CDS encoding Fe-S cluster assembly protein HesB, whose product MLTLTENANTIAATIVAQQSTTPDAGLRIHSSGTETEPRFAVTVAPTPEPGDSIIGDEDIRVFLEKAAADALDDKVLDASVDEQGAVSFSLLPQPA is encoded by the coding sequence ATGCTCACCCTGACCGAGAACGCAAACACGATCGCGGCGACCATCGTCGCCCAGCAGAGCACGACGCCGGATGCCGGACTCCGCATCCATTCGTCCGGCACCGAGACCGAGCCGCGGTTCGCGGTGACGGTCGCCCCCACGCCCGAACCGGGCGACTCCATCATCGGCGACGAGGACATCCGCGTGTTCCTCGAGAAGGCCGCCGCCGACGCGCTCGACGACAAGGTGCTCGACGCCTCGGTCGACGAGCAGGGCGCCGTGTCGTTCAGCCTGCTTCCGCAGCCGGCCTGA
- the ychF gene encoding redox-regulated ATPase YchF, translating into MALTIGIVGLPNVGKSTLFNALTKNDVLAANYPFATIEPNVGVVNLPDPRLQVLAGIFGSERILPATVSFVDIAGIVRGASEGEGLGNQFLANIREADAIAQVVRGFVDDDVVHVEGTVDPKGDMETINAELMLADLQTIEKALPRFEKEVKQKKTDPAVLDAANAAKDALERGQLLSTAGIDLAPIKELGLLTAKPYIYVFNVDESVLTDDGKKAELEALVAPAQAVFLDAKIESELIGLDPEDAQELLEATGQSESGLDQLARIGFATLGLQTYLTAGPKESRAWTIPQGAKAPQAAGVIHTDFEKGFIKAEVISFEDLVATGSVAEARAKGKARLEGKDYVMQDGDVVEFRFNV; encoded by the coding sequence GTGGCTCTCACTATCGGAATCGTCGGCCTGCCCAATGTCGGCAAGTCCACCCTCTTCAACGCGCTGACCAAGAACGACGTGCTCGCGGCGAACTACCCGTTCGCGACGATCGAGCCGAACGTCGGCGTCGTCAACCTGCCTGATCCGCGTCTGCAGGTGCTGGCGGGCATCTTCGGCAGCGAGCGCATCCTGCCAGCCACGGTGTCGTTCGTCGACATCGCGGGGATCGTGCGCGGTGCGAGCGAGGGAGAAGGTCTGGGCAACCAGTTCCTGGCGAACATCCGCGAGGCCGATGCGATCGCTCAGGTCGTGCGTGGCTTCGTCGACGACGATGTCGTGCACGTCGAGGGGACCGTCGACCCCAAGGGCGACATGGAGACCATCAATGCCGAGCTGATGCTCGCCGATCTGCAGACGATCGAGAAGGCTCTGCCGCGCTTCGAGAAGGAAGTGAAGCAGAAGAAGACCGATCCCGCGGTTCTCGACGCGGCGAACGCCGCGAAGGATGCGCTGGAGCGCGGTCAGCTGCTCTCGACGGCTGGCATCGATCTCGCGCCGATCAAGGAGCTCGGTCTGCTGACGGCGAAGCCCTACATCTACGTGTTCAACGTCGATGAGTCGGTGCTGACCGACGACGGGAAGAAGGCGGAGCTTGAGGCCCTCGTCGCGCCCGCGCAGGCGGTGTTCCTCGACGCCAAGATCGAGTCCGAGCTGATCGGCCTCGACCCAGAGGACGCCCAGGAGCTGCTCGAGGCGACGGGCCAGAGCGAGTCCGGTCTCGACCAGCTGGCCCGCATCGGATTCGCCACCCTCGGCCTGCAGACGTACCTCACCGCGGGGCCCAAGGAGTCGCGCGCGTGGACAATCCCCCAGGGGGCCAAGGCGCCGCAGGCAGCGGGTGTGATCCACACCGACTTCGAGAAGGGCTTCATCAAGGCCGAGGTCATCTCGTTCGAGGATCTCGTCGCGACGGGTTCGGTCGCAGAAGCGCGCGCGAAGGGCAAGGCCCGCCTCGAGGGCAAGGACTACGTCATGCAGGACGGCGACGTCGTGGAGTTCCGCTTCAACGTCTGA
- a CDS encoding Dps family protein, translating to MQAVLVDLIELSLQGKQAHWNVVGRNFRDTHRQLDEIIEAAREFSDEVAERMRALHAVPDGRTATVAKSTTLPAYPTGEVSTTDTIDLITERLDATVATMRDVHDQVDEEDPTSADILHGIIEKLEQFAWMVSAENRTPAV from the coding sequence ATGCAGGCGGTGCTCGTCGACCTGATCGAGCTGTCGCTGCAGGGCAAGCAGGCCCACTGGAACGTCGTCGGCCGCAACTTCCGCGACACGCACCGTCAGCTCGACGAGATCATCGAGGCGGCACGCGAGTTCAGTGACGAGGTGGCGGAACGGATGCGGGCGCTGCACGCCGTGCCGGACGGACGCACCGCGACCGTCGCGAAGTCCACCACGCTGCCGGCCTACCCGACGGGCGAGGTGTCGACCACCGACACGATCGATCTGATCACCGAGCGGCTGGACGCCACGGTCGCCACCATGCGCGACGTGCACGACCAGGTCGACGAAGAGGATCCGACCTCGGCCGACATCCTGCACGGGATCATCGAGAAGCTCGAGCAGTTCGCCTGGATGGTCAGCGCCGAGAACCGTACGCCGGCTGTCTGA
- a CDS encoding dihydrofolate reductase family protein, which translates to MGTLSFTATVSLDGFAAGPDNDFQFGAPSEEVFRFHVERMDAVSTEILGRKTYELMRYWESEPDGENWGADEHQFARRWNQLEIVVASSTLTPRELTHARSSVVDDLNLGRIRRIVDEAAGEVEIFGPTTAAPAIRAGLVRDFRFFVVPRMLGGGLRALPDGVSLQLDLAESRVFENGFTFLHYRAS; encoded by the coding sequence ATGGGAACTCTGAGCTTCACCGCGACCGTCTCACTCGACGGCTTCGCCGCCGGACCCGACAACGATTTCCAGTTCGGAGCGCCGAGCGAGGAGGTCTTCCGCTTCCACGTCGAGCGGATGGATGCCGTGTCCACCGAGATCCTCGGACGCAAGACGTACGAGCTCATGCGCTACTGGGAGTCAGAGCCCGACGGGGAGAACTGGGGTGCGGACGAGCACCAGTTCGCGCGGCGCTGGAACCAGCTCGAGATCGTCGTCGCGTCGTCGACGCTCACCCCAAGGGAGCTGACCCACGCGCGAAGCAGCGTCGTCGACGACCTGAACCTCGGACGCATCCGCCGCATCGTCGACGAGGCGGCTGGCGAGGTCGAGATCTTCGGCCCGACCACGGCGGCGCCGGCGATCCGAGCGGGTCTCGTGCGCGACTTCCGTTTCTTCGTCGTGCCGCGGATGCTCGGGGGCGGCCTCCGCGCGCTCCCGGATGGCGTGTCGCTGCAGCTCGATCTCGCCGAGAGCAGGGTCTTCGAGAACGGCTTCACGTTTCTGCACTACCGCGCGTCGTAG
- a CDS encoding endo alpha-1,4 polygalactosaminidase, whose product MPETSRSAPTLRRAIALTVLCTAGVLAVGCGPAASAPEDEAVAALPSDGSVDYQLGGAYSPPPGVSLVVRDRTAEPADGAYSICYVNAFQTQPGEKDLWLRETLLVNEEGPVTDPDWPDEILLDTSTATNREAITRMLTPWIEGCAADGFDGVEFDNLDSFTRSDGALTMSDNLALATRLARLAHDAGLSAGQKNAAEFARLLHDEARFDFAIAEECAAYDECGAYTAVYGDQVIDIEYVDRLTRDFTAMCAEPASPRAMILRDRNLVVPGDHGYVYETCER is encoded by the coding sequence ATGCCCGAAACTTCGCGTTCAGCGCCGACGCTGCGTCGCGCGATCGCACTCACGGTCCTGTGCACGGCGGGGGTGCTGGCAGTCGGATGCGGTCCGGCTGCCTCTGCCCCTGAGGACGAAGCGGTGGCGGCCCTCCCAAGTGACGGGTCAGTCGACTATCAGCTGGGCGGTGCCTACTCGCCGCCTCCGGGGGTGTCGCTGGTGGTGCGAGATCGCACGGCGGAACCTGCCGACGGCGCGTACTCGATCTGCTACGTGAACGCGTTCCAGACGCAGCCGGGAGAGAAGGATCTCTGGCTGCGCGAGACGCTGCTCGTGAACGAGGAGGGACCGGTCACCGACCCCGACTGGCCCGATGAGATCCTGCTCGACACCTCGACAGCGACGAACCGCGAGGCAATCACGCGGATGCTGACTCCGTGGATCGAGGGATGCGCTGCCGACGGGTTCGACGGGGTGGAATTCGACAATCTCGACAGCTTCACGCGCTCGGATGGCGCCCTGACGATGAGCGACAACCTGGCGCTCGCCACCCGGCTCGCCCGTCTGGCGCACGACGCAGGGCTGTCGGCCGGGCAGAAGAATGCTGCGGAGTTCGCCCGGCTTCTGCACGACGAGGCGCGTTTCGACTTCGCCATCGCCGAGGAATGCGCAGCGTACGACGAGTGCGGTGCGTACACGGCGGTGTACGGCGATCAGGTCATCGACATCGAGTACGTCGATCGGCTTACGCGGGACTTCACTGCAATGTGCGCCGAACCTGCCTCGCCGAGGGCGATGATCCTGCGCGACCGCAACCTCGTCGTGCCGGGTGACCATGGCTATGTCTACGAGACCTGCGAACGCTGA
- a CDS encoding hemerythrin domain-containing protein: MTEGEKTRLVAWGAELTAVHARLRQALAVTRQALAEGTAPDAASRDLLLFCHGFCAALTGHHLAEDRELFPAIAADHPELRETLRKLEQDHSMMSHLIGGLQAAVDSHAAPAELTRHLEGLAAIMESHFRYEERELLTLLDALQLDADPTRVLGPL; the protein is encoded by the coding sequence ATGACTGAGGGGGAGAAGACCCGTCTCGTCGCCTGGGGCGCGGAGCTCACGGCTGTGCATGCGCGGCTGCGGCAGGCACTCGCCGTCACGCGGCAGGCGCTTGCCGAAGGCACGGCTCCTGACGCGGCGAGCCGCGACCTTCTGCTGTTCTGCCACGGATTCTGTGCGGCGCTCACCGGCCATCACCTGGCCGAGGACCGCGAGCTGTTTCCCGCCATCGCCGCAGATCATCCCGAGCTGCGCGAGACGCTGCGAAAGCTCGAACAGGATCACTCGATGATGTCGCACCTGATCGGCGGGCTGCAGGCCGCAGTCGACTCGCACGCGGCGCCCGCGGAGCTGACCCGGCATCTCGAGGGTCTTGCCGCGATCATGGAGAGTCACTTCCGCTATGAGGAGCGGGAACTTCTCACCTTGCTCGATGCCCTGCAGCTCGACGCCGATCCGACGCGCGTGCTCGGTCCGCTCTGA
- a CDS encoding DNA-formamidopyrimidine glycosylase family protein: MPESPEVQALVEFLDERIIGRVIAAVDIAEFRVVKTRARPPESLIGATISGLRRFGKHVGVETTSGWLMIGLGRNGWIRWQGVGDSPADEPVPEVIRIGLDDGASMQIVDAGDFLGVTASVVDAPADVSGIAALGPDPLSADFIRDDLERALGSRRKQIKALLQEQSSLAGIGNAYSDEILHRARLPLATHAVALDADARARLFDAIRDVMRGAADDRRGLAPDVLKQAKVEAMVVHGRAGEPCPVCGTRIVDQTFAGASAQSCPHCQAEVVDD, encoded by the coding sequence ATGCCCGAGTCTCCGGAGGTTCAGGCGCTCGTCGAATTCCTCGACGAGCGGATCATCGGCCGCGTCATCGCTGCAGTCGACATCGCCGAGTTCCGGGTGGTGAAGACGCGGGCTCGGCCGCCGGAGTCGCTGATCGGCGCGACGATCAGCGGGCTGCGCCGCTTCGGGAAGCACGTCGGCGTCGAGACGACCTCCGGCTGGCTGATGATCGGGCTCGGGCGCAACGGGTGGATCCGGTGGCAGGGCGTCGGTGATTCTCCTGCGGATGAGCCCGTGCCCGAGGTCATCCGGATCGGGCTGGATGACGGCGCATCCATGCAGATCGTCGACGCGGGTGATTTCCTCGGCGTCACGGCATCGGTCGTCGACGCACCGGCCGACGTCTCCGGCATCGCCGCTCTCGGACCCGATCCGCTCTCCGCGGACTTCATCCGGGACGACCTCGAGCGTGCGCTCGGCTCGCGCCGCAAGCAGATCAAGGCACTGCTGCAGGAGCAGTCGTCGCTCGCGGGAATCGGCAACGCCTACTCGGACGAGATCCTCCACCGAGCTCGTCTGCCGCTCGCCACGCACGCCGTCGCGCTGGATGCTGACGCGAGGGCGCGCCTGTTCGACGCGATCCGCGACGTCATGCGCGGCGCCGCCGATGACCGCCGGGGCCTGGCGCCTGACGTCCTCAAGCAGGCGAAGGTCGAGGCCATGGTCGTGCACGGCCGCGCTGGAGAGCCCTGCCCCGTGTGCGGTACGAGAATCGTCGACCAGACGTTCGCCGGAGCATCCGCCCAGTCATGCCCCCACTGCCAAGCCGAGGTCGTCGATGACTGA
- a CDS encoding alpha/beta fold hydrolase — MTQPSIFEPEGRAVPFVDEGEGPVTLVLVTNRSLEADGLGVISHYLAEEAGFRVVRIGSREANDGLTASDRAADAAAVIEDLGIADTWIGGHGHGSTIARTFAVEHPERVNGLLMLGVEDEQIPLAGGIPVLIIQAENDEVTPATNAEALQATAPERATITRIPGADHYFVATHPIETAVVIEEYLDWD, encoded by the coding sequence GTGACCCAGCCCAGCATCTTCGAGCCCGAAGGCCGCGCCGTCCCCTTCGTCGATGAGGGTGAAGGCCCCGTCACGCTCGTGCTGGTCACGAACCGCAGCCTCGAGGCAGACGGCCTCGGCGTCATCTCCCACTACCTCGCGGAGGAGGCCGGATTCCGCGTCGTGCGCATCGGCTCCCGCGAGGCGAACGACGGCCTCACCGCGAGCGACCGCGCTGCGGATGCCGCTGCGGTGATCGAAGACCTCGGCATCGCCGACACCTGGATCGGCGGCCACGGACACGGCAGCACCATCGCCCGGACCTTCGCCGTCGAGCACCCGGAGCGCGTCAACGGCCTGCTGATGCTCGGTGTCGAAGACGAGCAGATCCCGCTCGCCGGTGGCATCCCCGTGCTGATCATCCAGGCAGAGAACGACGAGGTCACCCCCGCAACGAACGCCGAGGCGCTGCAGGCGACCGCGCCTGAGCGCGCGACCATCACCCGCATCCCCGGTGCCGACCACTACTTCGTCGCAACGCACCCGATCGAGACAGCCGTGGTGATCGAGGAGTACCTCGACTGGGACTGA
- a CDS encoding GNAT family N-acetyltransferase: MSPSIRVIRHDELTRDDLDGLRALFDAEYLSAFGDWHPDQPYGYAPHDVHLIASHGGTTVGHVGWARRVIGVGAQEMVIAGVGGVLIAESARGLRLGERLMRAAAASMSEAGDIEFGYLGCREEVVPFYRSCGWTRVAAAERSLNRAGQPVDDPPGQPLLVLPVDPSAEWPRGDIDLRGRAW, from the coding sequence GTGAGCCCGTCGATCCGCGTCATCCGCCACGACGAGCTGACGCGCGACGACCTCGACGGACTGCGAGCCCTGTTCGATGCCGAGTACCTGAGCGCGTTCGGCGACTGGCATCCGGACCAGCCCTACGGCTACGCGCCACACGATGTGCACCTCATCGCGAGCCACGGCGGCACGACCGTCGGGCACGTCGGATGGGCGCGCCGCGTCATCGGCGTCGGGGCGCAGGAGATGGTGATCGCCGGCGTCGGTGGGGTTCTCATCGCCGAGAGCGCTCGCGGTCTGCGGCTGGGGGAACGGCTGATGCGCGCGGCAGCCGCGTCGATGAGCGAAGCGGGTGACATCGAGTTCGGCTACCTCGGTTGCCGGGAAGAGGTCGTGCCGTTCTATCGCTCCTGCGGGTGGACGCGTGTCGCGGCCGCTGAACGATCTCTGAACCGGGCGGGCCAGCCTGTCGACGATCCACCTGGACAACCGCTCCTCGTCCTGCCGGTCGACCCGTCGGCAGAATGGCCCCGCGGTGACATCGATCTTCGAGGGCGGGCGTGGTGA
- a CDS encoding 1-acyl-sn-glycerol-3-phosphate acyltransferase — translation MLRRVIAGLFWSLSRWTLRSEPAPQRPSVLIGAPHTSNWDFVLMLAIAWRLGIDVRWLGKKSLFRGWRGPIMRALGGIPVDRDDPGRVVGDVVEMARQGEVFGLVVTPDGTRSGHTHWKSGFYRIARETGMPVTLGYVDRTTMTSGLGPTMDLSGDIRADMDRIRAFYADKAGLRPEHRVEPRLREEG, via the coding sequence ATGCTTCGTCGCGTGATCGCCGGTCTGTTCTGGAGTCTCAGCCGCTGGACGCTGCGGTCAGAACCGGCACCGCAGCGGCCGTCGGTGCTGATCGGGGCTCCGCACACGTCGAACTGGGACTTCGTGCTCATGCTCGCGATCGCCTGGCGCCTGGGCATCGATGTGCGCTGGCTGGGAAAGAAGAGCCTGTTCCGTGGGTGGCGTGGTCCGATCATGCGGGCGCTCGGCGGCATCCCGGTCGACCGCGACGATCCTGGTCGCGTCGTCGGCGACGTCGTCGAGATGGCTCGGCAGGGGGAGGTCTTCGGCCTGGTGGTCACGCCGGACGGCACCCGCAGCGGCCACACTCACTGGAAGTCGGGCTTCTACCGCATCGCCCGCGAGACCGGGATGCCGGTGACCCTCGGCTACGTCGACCGCACCACCATGACGTCCGGGCTCGGACCGACCATGGACCTGAGCGGCGACATCCGCGCTGACATGGATCGCATCCGCGCGTTCTACGCGGACAAGGCGGGACTGCGGCCGGAGCACCGCGTCGAGCCGCGCCTGCGCGAAGAGGGATGA
- a CDS encoding class I SAM-dependent methyltransferase, which produces MSDSRATSFGAQADNYEAARPDYPFEAVAWMLERLPEGTRRLVDVGAGTGKLTRVLAEARDAEVVAVDPDAMMLAKLRDHVPGVPTFVGTAEALPLPDASVDAVVLGQAWHWVDPVLASAEIGRVMRPGGTLGLIWNARDNRVDWVRRLTAIMNASAAEEMLDAGGPTVAAPFGEPESERWEWRRPMTREQLHRMAASRSHLITASEAERGSIRSDMDDLFDELGLEGDATIDVPYVTWAFRALRG; this is translated from the coding sequence ATGAGCGACTCACGTGCGACGTCCTTCGGTGCGCAGGCCGACAACTACGAGGCGGCACGGCCGGACTATCCGTTCGAGGCGGTCGCCTGGATGCTCGAGCGGCTGCCCGAGGGAACCCGTCGTCTCGTCGACGTCGGGGCCGGCACCGGCAAGCTCACGCGGGTGCTCGCCGAGGCTCGCGATGCCGAGGTCGTCGCGGTCGATCCGGATGCCATGATGCTCGCGAAGCTGCGCGACCACGTTCCCGGAGTCCCGACGTTCGTCGGCACCGCCGAAGCGCTGCCGCTTCCGGATGCCAGCGTCGACGCCGTCGTGCTGGGACAGGCGTGGCACTGGGTGGATCCCGTTTTGGCATCCGCCGAGATCGGGCGCGTGATGCGGCCAGGCGGAACCCTGGGGCTGATCTGGAACGCCCGCGACAACCGTGTCGACTGGGTGCGCAGGCTCACCGCGATCATGAACGCCAGCGCGGCGGAGGAGATGCTCGATGCGGGCGGCCCGACGGTCGCTGCTCCGTTCGGTGAACCGGAGTCTGAGCGGTGGGAGTGGCGGCGCCCGATGACGCGCGAGCAGCTGCATCGGATGGCCGCCTCGCGCAGCCACCTCATCACCGCATCGGAGGCCGAGCGCGGCAGCATCCGGAGCGACATGGACGACCTCTTCGACGAACTGGGCCTCGAGGGTGACGCGACCATCGACGTACCGTATGTGACCTGGGCCTTCCGCGCCCTTCGCGGCTGA
- a CDS encoding GNAT family N-acetyltransferase has protein sequence MASPEVTYAPISTDDAGEVLTLQRAAFVSEAQIYGSVDMPPLTQTLEAVQAELADCYGWTARVDGRLVGALRGRIDGDLLLVGRIAIAPDMQGEGIGRGLLDTAEQHSGAKEAELFTGSLSEANIRLYESCGYRISERVPHDDGTEQIFMRKDLRAG, from the coding sequence ATGGCCTCCCCCGAAGTGACGTATGCCCCGATCTCGACAGATGACGCCGGAGAGGTGCTCACCCTGCAGCGAGCGGCGTTCGTCTCAGAAGCGCAGATCTACGGCAGCGTCGACATGCCTCCCCTGACCCAGACCCTCGAGGCGGTGCAGGCGGAGCTCGCCGACTGCTACGGCTGGACTGCGCGCGTGGACGGCAGGCTCGTGGGTGCGCTGCGAGGACGCATCGACGGAGACCTGCTGCTCGTCGGCCGCATCGCGATCGCCCCCGACATGCAGGGCGAGGGCATCGGGCGCGGCCTGCTCGACACCGCCGAGCAGCACAGCGGCGCGAAGGAGGCGGAGCTGTTCACGGGCAGCCTCAGCGAGGCCAACATCCGTCTCTACGAGAGCTGCGGCTACCGCATCAGCGAACGGGTGCCGCACGACGACGGCACCGAGCAGATCTTCATGCGGAAGGATCTGCGCGCGGGCTGA